From Alteribacter keqinensis, one genomic window encodes:
- a CDS encoding ROK family protein, which yields METGDSAYIKKMNRRLILDNLIRHKSLSRSEVARLTGLNKATISSQVQTLLHDRLLVESQTYLKGIPGRRPIKLEINRLSGYSIGLDIDENNYIVVFCDLRGTIFHKEERPLTSDDFYSNCQTIIHFLQPFIDQYNSEYNHHSLIGIGIGVHGIVNKETDKIYTPKQQWLVSKVSRLFEDAFETTVHLENNANLCVLAEQGETAYHSNLLTVTLSSGIGLGIIQDNKIFRGFHGFAGEVGHMIVHPNGRDCPCGNKGCWELYASETALRSLLKKALPEINEDKRIESMFTEENHYILKDYLDMLSIGLNNIITIFNPETIILNGAIINAHADMIERIESRLDSKFAKYKEIRSSRIGKEACALGGSAIVQKHFLGLASIFHR from the coding sequence TTGGAAACAGGGGATTCTGCATATATAAAAAAGATGAATAGACGCTTAATATTAGATAACCTCATCAGACACAAAAGTTTATCAAGAAGTGAAGTAGCGAGGTTAACCGGTCTGAATAAAGCAACGATATCTTCTCAAGTTCAAACCTTGCTGCACGATCGTCTCCTTGTTGAAAGTCAAACATATCTTAAAGGAATACCGGGTCGCAGACCGATAAAGCTGGAAATAAACCGGTTATCCGGCTACAGTATTGGTTTGGATATTGATGAAAATAATTATATTGTTGTTTTTTGTGACTTAAGAGGAACAATTTTTCATAAAGAAGAACGCCCCTTGACAAGTGACGATTTTTACTCAAACTGCCAGACAATCATTCATTTCCTCCAGCCATTTATCGATCAATATAATTCCGAATATAATCATCACAGCCTCATTGGAATAGGTATAGGCGTTCATGGGATTGTTAACAAGGAAACAGATAAAATCTATACTCCAAAACAACAATGGCTGGTCTCGAAAGTAAGCAGGCTTTTTGAAGACGCATTTGAAACAACGGTACATCTTGAAAACAATGCGAATTTGTGTGTGTTAGCTGAGCAAGGAGAAACAGCTTATCATTCAAATTTATTAACTGTAACCCTTTCTTCAGGCATAGGTCTTGGAATTATACAAGACAATAAAATCTTTAGAGGATTCCATGGCTTCGCAGGTGAGGTTGGTCACATGATCGTTCATCCCAATGGAAGGGATTGTCCGTGTGGAAATAAAGGCTGCTGGGAGCTGTATGCTTCTGAAACGGCTTTAAGATCTTTATTAAAGAAGGCACTGCCTGAAATAAACGAAGACAAACGGATTGAGTCAATGTTTACAGAAGAAAATCATTATATCCTAAAGGATTACTTAGACATGCTATCAATAGGATTAAACAATATCATTACCATTTTTAATCCAGAGACCATTATTTTAAATGGGGCCATCATCAATGCACATGCTGACATGATTGAAAGAATAGAATCCCGTCTTGATTCCAAGTTTGCCAAGTATAAAGAAATCCGTTCTTCGAGAATCGGGAAAGAAGCATGTGCACTCGGTGGATCAGCTATAGTACAGAAACACTTTTTGGGGCTTGCCTCTATTTTTCACCGCTGA